A stretch of Chitinophaga caeni DNA encodes these proteins:
- the ftsA gene encoding cell division protein FtsA, producing the protein MNQEAPIIVGLDIGTTKIAAIAGRKNEFGKLEILGFGKAPSFGVQHGMVLNIDQTIKAIRQALENCYASNPDLEINEVYVGIAGHHIKSLQTRGDIVRSDTEAEISPNDIDQLINDQYKTVIPASDQIIDVIPQQYIVDSLQNITYPIGMSGVKVGANFHIITGDKNAIRNINRSVEKSGLRIKDLVLQPLASAAAVMCDMDFEAGVAIVDIGGGTTDLAVFYEGILKHTAVIPYGGENITNDIKNGLGVLKTQAEQMKVQFGYALADEAKSNAYITIPGLRGQGPKEISVKNLAHIIQARMSEIMDFVVYHLKQIGMDNKMLNGGIILTGGGSQLKHLIQLTEYTTGVSARIGFPNEHLATGHIDELTKPMYSTCIGLILKGYNDWENDRRALDENYVKIKTSFISKEQASREVNIEESEEIETGVEAPTEQEILERKAKERSASLKGFLDRMKTKIIDMFTEEEDAKL; encoded by the coding sequence ATGAATCAGGAAGCTCCTATCATTGTAGGTCTCGATATAGGCACTACGAAGATTGCTGCGATTGCAGGACGGAAGAATGAATTCGGGAAATTGGAAATCCTGGGATTCGGGAAGGCCCCATCGTTCGGTGTGCAACACGGGATGGTATTGAACATCGATCAAACCATCAAAGCGATCCGCCAAGCCTTGGAAAATTGCTATGCCTCTAACCCCGACCTCGAAATAAACGAGGTTTACGTGGGCATTGCCGGCCACCACATCAAAAGTCTGCAAACACGCGGCGATATCGTACGTAGTGATACCGAAGCCGAGATATCCCCAAACGACATCGATCAGCTTATTAACGATCAATACAAAACGGTGATCCCGGCAAGCGACCAGATCATCGATGTAATACCCCAGCAATATATCGTGGATAGCTTGCAGAACATCACTTACCCCATCGGTATGTCCGGTGTTAAAGTGGGTGCTAACTTCCACATTATCACGGGTGATAAAAACGCGATACGTAACATCAACAGGAGTGTTGAAAAGTCAGGTTTGCGGATCAAGGATCTCGTGTTGCAACCGTTAGCTTCTGCCGCTGCCGTAATGTGCGATATGGATTTCGAAGCGGGGGTAGCTATCGTGGATATCGGTGGCGGCACAACCGATTTGGCCGTGTTCTACGAAGGTATCCTGAAACATACGGCCGTAATTCCTTATGGTGGGGAAAACATTACGAACGATATCAAGAACGGTCTCGGCGTGTTGAAAACACAGGCAGAACAAATGAAAGTGCAATTCGGTTATGCGTTGGCCGATGAAGCGAAAAGTAATGCCTACATCACGATTCCCGGGTTGCGTGGTCAAGGACCGAAAGAAATTTCCGTAAAGAACCTGGCACATATCATCCAGGCTAGGATGAGCGAAATCATGGATTTCGTAGTGTATCACCTCAAGCAAATCGGTATGGATAACAAGATGTTGAATGGTGGCATCATCCTCACCGGCGGCGGTTCACAATTGAAACACCTGATTCAATTAACTGAATATACTACCGGCGTAAGCGCCCGCATCGGTTTCCCGAACGAGCACCTTGCTACCGGGCATATCGATGAATTGACGAAACCGATGTACTCGACTTGTATCGGCTTGATCTTGAAAGGTTATAACGATTGGGAAAACGATCGTAGGGCACTAGATGAAAATTATGTTAAAATTAAAACGAGCTTCATCTCTAAAGAACAGGCTAGCCGCGAGGTTAACATCGAAGAATCAGAAGAAATTGAAACTGGCGTAGAGGCTCCAACGGAGCAGGAAATTCTCGAAAGGAAAGCCAAGGAAAGAAGCGCTTCTCTAAAAGGATTCTTGGACAGGATGAAAACAAAGATCATCGATATGTTCACCGAAGAAGAAGACGCTAAATTATAA
- a CDS encoding cell division protein FtsQ/DivIB, translated as MMATKTKTSLKRLGRFLLWTAVFAGFVVLLVAAGKEKNDAKCKDIKISFKAEKSKVFLETADIKALIIHNKRDNPVGKASREINILAIEKTVEKEPWVKDAEIYIDNNQVLHIDLTQREPVARVFTFNGNSFYFDPGGERIPASPKFSVKVPVFTNYPTDSQRKLSKADSTLTCQLIDIASYIVADTFWNAQVEQVNITPDREFEIIPKLGEHVIEFGEGTQVDNKFKKLLVFYKEALNKVGWNTYSRINIAYQNEVYAVKKDAKTALVPTDSTATPRVEEDPSMRVQGRPVVAGETNPPKRNPNNKTAGNKGRSQQPRAIYTGQH; from the coding sequence ATGATGGCTACCAAAACTAAAACATCACTAAAACGCCTGGGACGCTTCCTACTGTGGACAGCGGTATTTGCAGGATTTGTAGTGTTGTTGGTAGCAGCGGGAAAAGAAAAAAATGATGCGAAATGTAAAGATATCAAGATTAGTTTCAAGGCGGAAAAATCAAAAGTATTCCTCGAAACAGCTGATATCAAAGCTCTCATCATCCATAATAAAAGAGACAACCCGGTTGGGAAAGCCAGCAGGGAAATTAACATATTGGCGATAGAAAAAACCGTGGAAAAAGAGCCTTGGGTTAAAGATGCCGAGATTTACATCGATAATAACCAAGTATTGCATATCGATTTGACGCAACGCGAACCCGTGGCAAGGGTCTTTACATTCAACGGCAACAGTTTTTATTTCGATCCCGGTGGAGAGCGGATCCCGGCATCACCGAAATTTTCGGTGAAAGTACCCGTGTTCACGAACTACCCGACGGATAGTCAACGTAAGTTGAGTAAAGCTGATAGCACCCTCACCTGCCAACTTATTGATATAGCAAGTTATATCGTGGCAGATACGTTTTGGAATGCACAGGTTGAGCAAGTGAATATTACCCCGGACCGGGAGTTTGAGATCATCCCGAAATTGGGTGAGCATGTTATAGAGTTCGGAGAGGGTACACAGGTCGACAATAAATTTAAAAAACTATTGGTTTTCTATAAGGAAGCCTTGAATAAAGTGGGTTGGAATACTTATTCCAGGATTAACATCGCGTACCAAAACGAGGTATATGCCGTTAAAAAAGATGCAAAAACGGCGCTCGTACCTACCGATAGTACTGCAACACCCCGGGTGGAAGAAGATCCTTCCATGAGGGTACAAGGCAGGCCGGTAGTTGCCGGTGAAACGAATCCTCCTAAAAGGAACCCGAATAATAAGACTGCCGGGAATAAAGGGCGATCGCAACAGCCGCGCGCCATTTATACCGGGCAACATTAA
- the murC gene encoding UDP-N-acetylmuramate--L-alanine ligase, whose translation MNKQKNKIHPGGKGYMKLDSLHRVYFVGIGGIGMSAIARYFNQKGIKVSGYDRTETALTKQLSAEGMEIHYADDVQLIDSKADLVVYTPAIPADHKELNYYREQGYEVVKRSDVLQEITRNLFSITVAGTHGKTTVSTMIAQILRHSGYGCNAFLGGISVNYESNFWGDERAVAVIEADEYDRSFLKLSPDIALLTSIDADHLDIYGTKESIEEAFIQYCHNIKPNGTLLVKYGLHRDEDLKAENKLHYSLQNDMADSYATNIRMDNGGYEFDVMQQDWMIDNLKLNIGGMHNVENAVAAITVAHLLGISNDKIRAAVAAFKGIKRRFEYLVKNEKAVYIDDYAHHPEELKSLINSAITLFKGKRCTVIFQPHLFSRTRDFADEFADSLSLADEVILLPIYPARELPIPGISSKTIASKMKDTDVKIMERDEVPRWIAEHPVELLITAGAGNVDLLREPLQEIVSKQ comes from the coding sequence TTGAACAAGCAAAAAAATAAAATCCACCCCGGTGGAAAAGGATATATGAAGTTGGATTCGTTACATAGGGTTTATTTTGTCGGGATCGGTGGTATCGGTATGAGTGCGATTGCCCGCTACTTTAACCAGAAAGGGATTAAAGTAAGTGGTTATGATCGCACGGAAACCGCTTTAACGAAACAACTTTCGGCTGAAGGAATGGAGATACACTATGCAGATGATGTGCAATTGATAGATTCCAAGGCGGATCTCGTGGTATATACTCCGGCGATCCCGGCAGATCATAAAGAATTGAACTATTACCGGGAGCAAGGTTACGAAGTTGTAAAACGTAGCGATGTGCTGCAAGAAATAACCCGCAACTTGTTTTCGATAACAGTTGCCGGTACGCATGGGAAAACGACCGTATCAACGATGATCGCGCAGATACTGAGGCACAGCGGTTACGGGTGTAATGCTTTCCTGGGTGGTATCAGCGTGAATTATGAAAGTAACTTTTGGGGCGATGAAAGAGCTGTAGCCGTGATTGAAGCGGATGAATACGATCGTTCATTCTTGAAATTAAGTCCGGATATCGCTTTATTAACATCAATCGATGCAGATCATTTAGATATCTACGGAACGAAAGAATCCATCGAGGAGGCTTTCATCCAGTACTGTCACAACATCAAGCCAAATGGAACTTTACTAGTCAAATACGGCTTGCATCGCGATGAAGATTTAAAGGCTGAAAACAAGTTGCATTACAGCTTACAGAATGATATGGCCGATAGTTACGCCACCAATATCAGGATGGATAACGGGGGATATGAATTCGATGTTATGCAACAAGATTGGATGATCGACAACTTGAAATTGAACATCGGGGGAATGCATAATGTAGAAAATGCAGTTGCAGCGATAACAGTGGCACATTTATTGGGAATAAGCAACGACAAAATTCGCGCGGCAGTGGCAGCGTTTAAAGGTATCAAGAGAAGGTTTGAATACTTGGTGAAGAATGAAAAAGCTGTATATATAGATGATTATGCACATCATCCGGAAGAATTAAAAAGTTTGATCAACAGCGCGATAACATTATTCAAAGGAAAAAGATGCACGGTAATATTTCAACCGCATTTGTTTTCCAGGACAAGAGATTTCGCAGATGAATTTGCCGACAGTTTATCCCTTGCAGATGAAGTAATATTATTACCCATCTACCCGGCCAGGGAATTACCGATACCGGGCATAAGCAGCAAGACGATAGCCAGCAAAATGAAAGATACGGATGTAAAGATCATGGAGCGGGACGAAGTACCCCGCTGGATTGCAGAACACCCGGTAGAATTGTTGATTACTGCCGGTGCGGGAAATGTTGATTTACTCAGAGAACCATTACAAGAAATTGTAAGTAAACAATAA
- the murG gene encoding undecaprenyldiphospho-muramoylpentapeptide beta-N-acetylglucosaminyltransferase, with amino-acid sequence MAIKAIIAGGGTGGHIFPAIAIANAIKKIDPAADILFVGALGKMEMEKVPQAGYPIEGLEIVGFNRSNIFKNLLLPFKLLKSLNHAKKIIQKFQPNIAVGVGGYASFPILRKAQKMGIPTVIQEQNSYAGKSNKILGKKARKICVAYDGMEQFFPAANIIQTGNPVRSNITESAVSLEDALAYFNLVPGKKTVFVVGGSLGAKSINEAILPHLASFVAKDIQLVWQTGKLFYETAVAAAKSYSSHVKVYDFINVMDFAYKAADVIVSRAGALAIAEICVVKKPVIFVPYPYAAEDHQTKNAMNLVDKKAAIMIPDQMAAQQLVNELFSLLQNKALMEQMETNIAPLGNKHADMQIAQIVIEQAKK; translated from the coding sequence ATGGCAATAAAAGCAATCATAGCAGGAGGAGGTACAGGGGGACATATTTTCCCTGCCATAGCGATTGCAAATGCAATCAAGAAAATTGATCCTGCCGCCGACATACTATTTGTTGGGGCACTCGGGAAAATGGAGATGGAAAAAGTGCCTCAAGCAGGATACCCGATAGAAGGGTTGGAAATCGTAGGGTTCAATAGGAGTAACATCTTTAAGAACCTATTACTACCCTTCAAGCTATTGAAATCTTTGAATCATGCGAAGAAGATCATTCAAAAATTTCAGCCAAATATTGCCGTGGGTGTAGGCGGTTATGCCAGCTTTCCTATACTGCGAAAAGCGCAGAAAATGGGCATCCCCACCGTCATTCAAGAACAGAATTCTTATGCCGGTAAAAGCAATAAAATATTAGGAAAGAAAGCGCGGAAAATTTGCGTGGCATATGATGGGATGGAACAATTTTTCCCGGCGGCCAACATAATTCAAACTGGTAACCCGGTGAGAAGTAATATCACGGAAAGCGCCGTTAGCTTGGAAGATGCGTTGGCGTACTTCAACCTCGTTCCCGGGAAGAAAACCGTGTTCGTTGTAGGAGGCAGCTTGGGAGCTAAGTCGATTAACGAAGCCATATTGCCGCATTTGGCAAGTTTTGTAGCAAAAGATATCCAGCTGGTATGGCAAACGGGGAAATTGTTTTACGAAACAGCGGTAGCCGCCGCCAAGTCATACAGCTCACATGTGAAGGTATATGACTTTATCAACGTGATGGACTTTGCATATAAAGCTGCGGATGTGATCGTTTCTAGGGCAGGTGCATTAGCCATCGCTGAAATATGCGTGGTGAAAAAGCCCGTGATCTTCGTACCGTACCCGTACGCAGCCGAAGATCATCAAACAAAAAACGCGATGAACCTTGTTGACAAAAAAGCCGCCATCATGATCCCGGATCAAATGGCAGCACAGCAATTGGTCAACGAATTGTTCAGCCTGTTGCAAAACAAGGCCTTAATGGAGCAGATGGAAACAAACATTGCACCGCTGGGAAATAAGCATGCAGACATGCAAATAGCCCAAATAGTTATTGAACAAGCAAAAAAATAA
- a CDS encoding FtsW/RodA/SpoVE family cell cycle protein — protein sequence MNKLLRKTQGDKVIWSVVIFLSVVSLLAVYSSIGSLAYRRYNGNTEFILIKQLVVLSLGLLIIYFAHRVNYTIYSRVAQIGFILCIPLLMYTLLFGSNVNDASRWIKIPIINLTFQTSDIAKLVLFMYVSRMLSKRQEVITDFKKGFLPIIIPVGIVCMLIMPANMSTALLLGASCMLLCFIGRVPIKYLASMLVAGVFLVILLFAIAKFTGYEGRVQTWINRIESFFQADDHSDMPYQVQQANIAIAGGGVLGKGPGNSTAKNLLPHPYSDYIYSIIIEEYGMFGAFLILMAYFILLLRSIRIFKRCPYAFGAFLSLGLSFTLVIQALAHMAVNVNLFPVTGLTLPLVSMGGSSVIFTSLAIGIILSVSRHVENVNNPGGINNVEGEIPQPKTDQVPQAV from the coding sequence GTGAACAAGCTATTACGCAAAACCCAGGGAGATAAAGTCATCTGGTCGGTAGTCATCTTTCTATCGGTTGTAAGCTTGCTCGCGGTATATAGCTCCATTGGCTCTTTGGCATACAGGCGTTATAATGGCAATACGGAGTTTATTTTGATTAAGCAACTGGTGGTATTATCGCTAGGTTTATTAATCATCTATTTCGCGCACCGTGTAAACTACACTATTTATTCAAGGGTAGCGCAGATAGGGTTTATACTTTGTATCCCGTTATTGATGTACACCTTGTTATTCGGCTCCAATGTAAACGATGCCAGCAGGTGGATCAAGATACCGATCATCAACCTCACCTTCCAAACTTCAGATATAGCGAAGTTGGTGTTGTTCATGTACGTATCCAGGATGTTGTCTAAAAGACAGGAAGTTATCACTGACTTTAAAAAAGGTTTTCTGCCGATCATTATTCCGGTTGGAATCGTGTGTATGTTGATCATGCCTGCAAATATGAGTACCGCATTGTTACTAGGTGCAAGTTGTATGTTGCTGTGTTTTATAGGTAGGGTACCGATCAAGTATTTAGCATCTATGTTGGTAGCAGGTGTTTTCCTCGTGATATTGTTATTCGCCATAGCTAAATTCACCGGTTATGAAGGCAGGGTTCAAACATGGATTAATAGGATAGAGAGTTTTTTCCAAGCCGATGATCATTCCGATATGCCTTACCAGGTTCAGCAGGCGAATATCGCGATTGCAGGCGGAGGCGTTTTAGGAAAGGGGCCGGGCAATAGCACGGCAAAAAACTTGTTGCCGCACCCCTATTCCGATTATATCTATTCCATTATAATCGAAGAATACGGGATGTTTGGCGCCTTTTTAATATTGATGGCATATTTCATCTTGTTGTTAAGGAGTATCAGGATATTTAAAAGATGTCCTTATGCATTTGGGGCGTTTCTATCGTTGGGTTTGAGCTTTACATTGGTCATACAAGCATTGGCGCATATGGCTGTAAATGTAAATCTATTCCCGGTAACAGGTTTAACATTGCCCTTGGTAAGTATGGGCGGTTCGAGCGTGATCTTCACTAGCTTGGCCATCGGGATTATCCTGAGTGTGTCCAGGCATGTAGAAAACGTGAATAACCCGGGCGGTATAAATAATGTTGAGGGAGAAATCCCCCAACCAAAAACCGACCAGGTACCACAGGCGGTTTAA
- the murD gene encoding UDP-N-acetylmuramoyl-L-alanine--D-glutamate ligase has product MNQSTTYQDSSSRKLVILGAAESGIGAALLAKQQGYEVFVSDGGTIKDIYKQELAIHQIPFEESQHSMNLVLAADEIVKSPGIPEKAEIMKQVRAKGIQVISEIEFAYRYSKNSKIIAITGSNGKSTTTALTYDIFKRAGLDVAMVGNIGVSYAKQVATAPTEYYVIEISSFQLDDIIEFKPHVAILLNITPDHLDRYDYKMENYAASKFRIAMNQTGGDYFVYCQDDPVIMEHLETKPIISKLIPFTIMEPLKEGGYIENDQLNIQLNDGMGSEIVSMYDLALKGKHNLYNSMAAGIAGRTMNIRNEKVRESLVNFKSLEHRMEYVSTVRGVAFINDSKATNVNSLWFALESMETSVVLIMGGVDKGNDYSAVVELVREKVKAIVCIGIDNTPIHNALEKYVPTMVDTLSMQEAVNTAFKLASKADVVLLSPACASFDLFKNYEDRGRQFKEAVKEL; this is encoded by the coding sequence TTGAACCAGTCGACGACATATCAAGATTCATCATCTAGGAAACTCGTAATTCTCGGGGCCGCGGAAAGCGGTATCGGTGCAGCCTTGTTGGCAAAACAGCAGGGTTACGAGGTATTCGTGTCCGACGGGGGAACGATCAAGGATATCTACAAGCAGGAATTGGCTATTCACCAAATTCCCTTTGAAGAGTCTCAACATTCGATGAACCTCGTATTGGCAGCAGATGAGATCGTGAAAAGTCCCGGCATCCCTGAAAAGGCGGAGATCATGAAACAGGTCCGCGCCAAGGGCATTCAGGTTATTTCCGAAATAGAGTTTGCATATCGTTATAGCAAAAACAGCAAGATTATTGCCATCACGGGAAGTAATGGAAAAAGCACCACAACTGCGCTTACGTATGATATATTCAAACGTGCAGGGCTGGATGTGGCCATGGTAGGAAACATTGGAGTTAGTTATGCCAAGCAGGTGGCAACCGCACCTACTGAGTATTATGTAATTGAAATAAGCAGTTTTCAGCTAGACGATATCATCGAGTTTAAACCGCATGTAGCCATCTTGTTAAACATTACCCCCGATCACCTCGACCGGTATGATTATAAGATGGAAAATTATGCGGCATCAAAATTCCGTATCGCGATGAATCAAACAGGGGGCGATTATTTCGTCTACTGCCAGGATGATCCCGTGATTATGGAACACCTGGAAACTAAACCCATTATTTCAAAATTAATACCGTTTACTATTATGGAACCACTGAAAGAAGGCGGCTATATAGAGAACGATCAATTGAACATTCAGTTGAACGATGGTATGGGCAGTGAAATCGTATCGATGTACGATTTAGCATTGAAAGGAAAACACAATTTATATAACTCGATGGCCGCAGGCATCGCGGGAAGAACAATGAATATTAGGAACGAGAAAGTCCGCGAAAGCTTGGTGAATTTCAAGAGCTTAGAACACCGTATGGAATACGTTTCCACGGTGCGTGGGGTAGCATTTATCAATGACAGCAAAGCAACCAATGTCAATTCGCTTTGGTTTGCATTAGAAAGCATGGAAACATCCGTCGTATTAATCATGGGCGGTGTGGATAAAGGAAACGATTATAGTGCCGTAGTGGAATTAGTAAGGGAAAAAGTGAAAGCGATCGTTTGTATCGGGATCGACAATACCCCTATCCACAACGCGTTGGAAAAATATGTTCCAACTATGGTCGATACCCTCTCCATGCAAGAGGCGGTGAATACTGCTTTCAAATTAGCATCGAAAGCAGATGTGGTGTTATTATCGCCGGCTTGCGCCAGCTTCGATCTCTTCAAAAATTATGAAGACAGGGGCAGGCAGTTCAAGGAGGCAGTGAAGGAACTTTAA
- the mraY gene encoding phospho-N-acetylmuramoyl-pentapeptide-transferase: MLYYLFNYLKEQFNFSGAGLFQFITFRVTMALLLSLVISLLLGKRIVRFLQKKQIGEVIRTLGLQGENLKKGTPTMGGLIILAAIILPTILFARIENVYIILILLSTVWLGLIGFIDDYIKVFKKNKEGLAGKFKILGQVGLGLIVGSTLYFNDNVVISREIMNGKNLEPHEQVVQNHVERETKGHRFVDVKTPITTIPFVKNHEFNYSKLISWIPGAEKYTYIIYILIVIFIITAVSNGANLTDGLDGLATGVSAVIGVCLGIFAYVSGNIQFAEYLNIMYIPNLGELSIFIAAFVGACVGFLWYNAYPAQVFMGDTGSLALGGIIASLAIIIRKELLLPIICGVFFVESLSVMLQVGYFKYTKKKYGEGRRLFKMSPLHHHYQKLGYHESKISVRFWIVTIMCAVFSIATLKIR; encoded by the coding sequence ATGCTTTATTATTTATTTAATTATTTAAAAGAACAATTCAACTTCAGCGGTGCTGGACTTTTCCAGTTCATCACGTTCCGTGTTACGATGGCATTGCTGTTATCGCTGGTCATTTCCTTATTACTCGGTAAAAGGATCGTGCGATTCTTGCAGAAAAAGCAAATCGGTGAGGTGATTCGCACCCTGGGTTTACAGGGAGAGAATTTGAAAAAGGGTACTCCCACCATGGGAGGTTTAATCATATTGGCAGCTATTATCCTCCCGACAATACTATTTGCAAGAATCGAAAATGTTTATATCATCTTGATCCTTTTGAGTACCGTTTGGCTCGGCTTGATCGGGTTTATCGATGATTACATCAAGGTATTTAAGAAGAATAAAGAGGGCTTGGCGGGAAAATTTAAAATATTGGGCCAAGTAGGCTTGGGATTGATCGTTGGTAGTACGCTTTATTTTAATGATAACGTGGTGATCTCCCGCGAAATCATGAACGGTAAAAACCTGGAACCACATGAACAAGTGGTACAAAACCATGTAGAGCGGGAAACGAAAGGGCACCGTTTCGTGGACGTGAAAACACCTATTACAACGATCCCATTTGTAAAAAACCACGAGTTTAACTATTCAAAGCTGATCTCCTGGATACCCGGAGCCGAGAAATATACTTATATCATTTACATATTGATCGTGATATTCATTATTACTGCCGTATCCAACGGGGCCAACCTTACGGACGGGCTAGATGGCTTAGCCACGGGCGTCTCGGCGGTGATCGGCGTCTGCCTCGGGATATTCGCCTATGTATCGGGTAATATCCAGTTTGCAGAATACCTGAATATCATGTACATACCGAACCTTGGAGAGCTGTCCATATTTATCGCCGCATTCGTGGGCGCATGCGTCGGATTTCTTTGGTACAACGCCTACCCTGCGCAGGTATTCATGGGCGACACCGGAAGTTTGGCACTGGGGGGCATCATCGCATCATTGGCGATCATAATTAGGAAAGAATTGTTGTTGCCGATTATTTGCGGCGTATTCTTCGTGGAGAGTTTAAGCGTGATGTTGCAAGTTGGGTATTTCAAGTATACGAAGAAGAAATATGGTGAGGGCCGGAGGTTATTCAAGATGTCGCCGTTGCATCACCATTACCAGAAGTTAGGTTATCATGAAAGTAAAATATCGGTTAGGTTTTGGATCGTGACGATCATGTGCGCTGTATTTTCCATAGCCACATTGAAAATCCGTTAA
- a CDS encoding UDP-N-acetylmuramoyl-L-alanyl-D-glutamate--2,6-diaminopimelate ligase: MRDLRDILYNVQIVAVHGNNNISVNKISMDSRQIAAGDLFIAVKGVAHDGHQYIGKAIEQGATAIVCQELPAGVPANVCLVQVADSALACGVIADNYYGNPSGKLQLVGVTGTNGKTTIATLLFRLFRQLGYRCGLLSTVQNQVDDAVIPATHTTPDAINLNQLLAHMVEEGCQYAFIEVSSHAIHQQRIAGLKFAGGIFSNITHDHLDYHKTFDEYIRVKKSFFDHLPKTAFALTNLDDKRGNVMLQNTKARKATYSLRTLADFKGKILENGLTGLFMQIDNQEVHFRLIGEFNAYNLLAVYGAAVLLGQDKVDVLREMSNLQGAEGRFDYIVSDHEKIIGIVDYAHTPDALLNVLATIKNLRQGHENIITVVGCGGDRDKTKRPIMAEVAAEHSNKAIFTSDNPRSEDPMEIIREMEAGVPVNLRKKVISISDRKEAIKTACSLAGKDDIILVAGKGHEKYQDIHGVKHPFDDKQVLQEMFSLLEK, translated from the coding sequence ATGCGTGATTTAAGGGACATATTATATAATGTGCAAATCGTGGCGGTTCATGGGAATAACAATATTTCCGTGAACAAGATCAGCATGGATTCCAGGCAAATAGCCGCCGGGGACCTGTTCATTGCCGTGAAAGGCGTGGCGCATGATGGGCACCAGTATATTGGGAAAGCTATTGAACAAGGCGCCACCGCTATTGTTTGCCAAGAACTGCCTGCCGGTGTACCCGCAAATGTATGCTTGGTGCAAGTGGCAGACAGCGCGTTGGCTTGTGGCGTGATAGCGGATAATTACTATGGTAATCCATCTGGGAAATTACAATTGGTTGGTGTTACGGGAACAAATGGTAAGACCACCATCGCGACCCTGCTGTTCCGCCTGTTCAGGCAACTGGGTTACCGGTGCGGTTTGTTATCAACCGTTCAAAACCAGGTCGATGATGCAGTGATCCCTGCAACGCATACAACACCCGATGCCATCAACCTGAACCAGTTGTTGGCACATATGGTAGAAGAGGGTTGCCAATATGCATTTATCGAGGTAAGCTCCCACGCGATACACCAACAGAGGATCGCGGGATTGAAGTTCGCGGGAGGCATTTTCAGCAACATCACCCATGATCATTTGGATTATCATAAAACCTTCGATGAATATATCCGGGTAAAGAAATCATTCTTTGATCATTTACCTAAAACAGCTTTCGCATTGACTAACCTTGATGATAAACGGGGAAACGTGATGCTGCAAAATACCAAGGCGCGGAAAGCAACCTATAGCTTGCGCACCTTGGCGGATTTCAAGGGGAAGATATTGGAAAATGGATTGACGGGCTTGTTTATGCAAATCGATAACCAGGAAGTGCATTTCAGGTTGATCGGTGAGTTTAATGCATACAACCTCTTGGCAGTTTACGGCGCTGCCGTTTTACTTGGCCAAGATAAGGTGGATGTACTACGCGAGATGAGCAACTTGCAAGGCGCGGAGGGACGGTTTGATTATATCGTTTCCGATCATGAAAAGATCATCGGTATCGTGGATTATGCCCATACTCCCGATGCACTGCTCAACGTGTTGGCAACGATCAAGAACTTGCGCCAAGGACATGAGAATATCATCACGGTAGTAGGATGCGGCGGCGATAGAGACAAGACAAAACGTCCTATCATGGCCGAAGTAGCAGCTGAGCATAGCAACAAAGCCATCTTTACTTCGGATAACCCGCGTTCTGAAGACCCGATGGAGATTATCCGCGAGATGGAAGCCGGTGTGCCAGTGAATTTGAGGAAAAAAGTAATATCGATTTCCGATAGGAAAGAAGCGATCAAAACGGCTTGCAGTTTAGCGGGAAAAGACGATATCATCTTGGTAGCCGGGAAAGGGCATGAAAAATACCAAGACATACACGGTGTAAAACATCCTTTTGATGATAAGCAAGTCTTACAGGAAATGTTTTCACTTTTAGAAAAGTAA